The Candidatus Trichorickettsia mobilis genome has a segment encoding these proteins:
- a CDS encoding Rpn family recombination-promoting nuclease/putative transposase encodes MSVNKPKHDQLFRKSLENPIVAYELLQAHLPQEVLAIIDTSTLKLEKESFVEPDLSTSIADVLFSVKFHDNDGYIYLLLEHQSTPEHFMAFRLFKYMVNICDRYRLENQKTENLPIIYPLIIYNGTKSYNAPRNLWDLFNNRILAKKFWTEDHKIVNVHDIPDEEFKTRIWSGILEFFLKHRHEKQLLKKWQEIADILPELTKISIGYDYIKLILHYTLPSIDKNDKIELEKMLINTLNQEKGAELMTSLAQAWKEEGIEIGILDGIRIGKQDGIKLGEARGEEKKALVIAKNLLKAGLTIDLIAESTGLSPQEIMKLKD; translated from the coding sequence ATGTCTGTTAACAAACCAAAACATGACCAATTATTCCGCAAGAGCCTAGAGAATCCGATAGTCGCCTATGAACTGCTGCAAGCTCATTTGCCTCAAGAAGTGCTGGCAATTATAGATACAAGCACTCTTAAATTAGAGAAAGAAAGTTTTGTAGAACCTGATCTTAGCACGAGTATTGCCGATGTTTTGTTTTCGGTTAAATTTCATGATAATGACGGTTATATCTATCTTTTGCTTGAGCATCAGAGTACCCCTGAGCATTTTATGGCGTTTCGTTTATTTAAATATATGGTCAATATTTGCGATCGGTATAGACTTGAGAATCAAAAGACAGAGAACTTACCGATAATATATCCGCTGATCATTTATAACGGCACTAAGAGTTATAATGCACCTCGTAATTTATGGGACTTGTTTAATAACCGAATTCTTGCCAAGAAGTTTTGGACGGAAGACCACAAAATTGTCAATGTTCACGATATTCCAGATGAAGAGTTTAAAACCAGAATATGGTCAGGGATTCTAGAATTTTTTCTCAAACACAGACATGAAAAACAATTGCTTAAAAAGTGGCAAGAAATTGCCGATATACTACCTGAGTTAACAAAGATTAGCATCGGTTATGATTATATAAAGCTGATTTTACACTACACTTTGCCGTCTATTGATAAAAATGATAAAATCGAGTTAGAGAAAATGTTAATTAATACTTTAAATCAAGAAAAAGGAGCAGAACTTATGACTAGTCTAGCACAAGCATGGAAAGAGGAAGGTATAGAGATCGGTATCTTAGACGGCATTAGAATAGGCAAGCAGGACGGTATTAAATTGGGCGAAGCTAGAGGCGAAGAAAAAAAAGCCTTAGTTATTGCTAAAAACCTACTTAAAGCCGGATTAACGATTGATCTAATTGCTGAGTCTACCGGCTTATCCCCCCAAGAAATTATGAAACTTAAAGACTAA
- a CDS encoding DNA starvation/stationary phase protection protein, which translates to MTDEAVVEVLKIVLADNYALYLKTQNYHWNVEGSNFRELHLLFEEQYIDLAKAIDTVAELIRGLGKKAPATFEAYIKNTSIKSGDENISAQQMIEELAADQTVIQKTLQQALEIAQKAGDEVVADFMIERLTFHRKAAWMLNSSI; encoded by the coding sequence ATGACTGATGAAGCTGTAGTAGAAGTGCTTAAGATCGTACTTGCTGATAATTATGCTCTGTATTTAAAAACTCAAAACTATCACTGGAATGTTGAGGGCTCAAATTTTAGAGAACTTCATTTATTATTCGAAGAGCAGTACATTGATCTTGCAAAAGCTATTGATACGGTGGCTGAACTCATTAGGGGCTTAGGTAAGAAAGCACCGGCTACGTTTGAAGCTTATATAAAAAATACTTCTATTAAATCCGGGGATGAAAATATCTCTGCACAGCAGATGATTGAAGAATTAGCGGCTGATCAGACAGTAATACAAAAAACTTTACAACAAGCACTTGAAATAGCTCAAAAGGCAGGAGATGAGGTGGTAGCTGATTTTATGATCGAGCGCTTAACATTTCACCGTAAAGCCGCATGGATGTTAAACAGCAGCATATAA
- a CDS encoding RNA ligase RtcB family protein, with amino-acid sequence MTNLNNFDHATVRIIASSKTWIESEAVSQLKNVAKKEGICVAVGLPDLHPGNGIPVGAAFLSKDIIYPHLIGSDIGCGIGLWQTDILTHKAKPDKWIKLLHGLEIEWQEGKDEWLNAVGAQSTLFDNSLGTIGHGNHFAELQEIEKIIDHQLFSDLKLDKSFLMLLVHSGSRRLGQYIFDSYLDQNNVQGLLEGTAALEQYLALHDNAVRWAKANRALISYRFLNLIKAKGQKILDVEHNIVNSINIDKVHYWLHRKGAVPSNCGAVVIPGSRGSYSYLVQPIGNQLDNLFSLAHGAGRKWKRSDARQKFTKYKKEDLIKTALGGRVICEDKNLLFEEAPEAYKKIDSIIKDLVEFGLIKIIAILKPIITYKVGRPE; translated from the coding sequence ATGACTAATTTGAATAATTTTGACCATGCTACGGTCAGAATAATTGCTTCGTCAAAAACATGGATAGAAAGCGAAGCGGTATCTCAACTTAAAAATGTTGCAAAAAAAGAAGGAATATGCGTTGCCGTCGGTTTACCAGATTTACATCCCGGCAATGGTATCCCCGTTGGAGCGGCTTTTCTAAGTAAAGATATAATATACCCGCATCTAATCGGTAGTGATATAGGTTGTGGAATAGGTTTGTGGCAGACAGATATTCTAACTCACAAAGCAAAACCTGATAAATGGATAAAGCTTTTACATGGGTTAGAAATCGAATGGCAAGAAGGTAAAGATGAATGGTTAAATGCCGTTGGCGCTCAGTCAACTTTATTCGATAATTCTCTTGGTACAATTGGTCATGGAAACCATTTTGCAGAACTGCAAGAAATTGAAAAAATAATTGATCATCAATTATTTTCTGATTTAAAACTTGATAAAAGTTTTTTGATGCTTTTGGTACATTCAGGGTCAAGAAGACTTGGACAATATATATTTGATTCTTATCTCGATCAAAATAATGTCCAAGGTCTATTAGAAGGTACAGCAGCTTTAGAACAGTATCTTGCTTTACATGATAATGCAGTTAGATGGGCAAAAGCTAATCGCGCTCTAATATCATATCGCTTCCTAAATCTTATTAAAGCTAAAGGACAAAAAATTTTAGATGTTGAACACAATATTGTTAATTCTATCAATATAGATAAAGTACATTATTGGCTCCATAGAAAAGGCGCTGTTCCATCAAATTGTGGAGCAGTTGTTATACCTGGTTCTAGAGGGAGTTATAGTTATTTAGTACAACCGATCGGTAATCAGCTAGATAATTTATTTTCACTTGCTCATGGCGCAGGTCGTAAATGGAAACGTAGCGATGCTAGACAAAAATTCACTAAATATAAAAAAGAAGATTTAATCAAAACTGCACTTGGTGGTAGAGTAATTTGTGAAGATAAGAATTTACTTTTTGAAGAAGCGCCGGAAGCTTATAAAAAAATTGATTCAATTATCAAAGATTTAGTTGAATTTGGTCTTATAAAAATAATAGCAATATTAAAACCCATAATTACATATAAAGTGGGAAGACCTGAATGA
- the prfH gene encoding peptide chain release factor H: MSKEHYIQITSGNGPGECELLVFKLVEFITKDAANKGIVAKIIDSTNGVLRNSYSSVIMSFKGEYAKSYIQTWQGTILWICNSPLRKNVKRKNWFAGVNIIDSLSLEYEIKQSDVKYETMRAGGPGGQHVNTTDSAVRAIHIPTGIRTVARDERSQHANKELALKRIRILFSAKVTKLNELKKENHWKNNKTLERGNAKRIFEGIKFKTKVNTSAME; encoded by the coding sequence ATGAGTAAAGAGCATTACATACAAATTACGTCTGGAAATGGTCCTGGAGAATGTGAATTACTAGTATTTAAACTAGTAGAGTTTATTACAAAAGATGCTGCAAATAAGGGAATTGTTGCAAAGATAATTGATTCAACTAATGGAGTCTTAAGAAATAGCTATAGTTCTGTAATAATGTCTTTTAAAGGAGAATACGCAAAATCATACATTCAAACTTGGCAAGGTACTATTTTATGGATTTGTAACAGTCCTCTTAGAAAAAATGTGAAGCGTAAAAATTGGTTTGCTGGAGTTAATATAATAGACTCTTTATCACTAGAATACGAGATTAAGCAATCTGATGTTAAATATGAAACGATGCGTGCAGGAGGACCGGGAGGACAACATGTTAACACAACAGATAGCGCTGTAAGAGCGATTCATATTCCAACTGGAATTAGAACAGTTGCAAGAGACGAAAGATCACAGCATGCAAATAAAGAATTGGCTTTAAAGAGGATTAGAATTTTGTTTAGTGCTAAAGTTACAAAATTAAATGAACTAAAGAAGGAAAATCATTGGAAAAATAATAAAACATTAGAAAGAGGAAATGCTAAACGTATCTTTGAAGGAATAAAATTTAAAACAAAGGTAAATACTAGTGCTATGGAGTAA